TTTGGCTACCAATCTATAAGGGTTAATTTTCTGGCTTCGCGAATTAATGGCATAACTTCTCATTTATAACCCTTACTACAATTATGTGCGATCGCCCAACCCAAACTACAGTCAAGCTTGTTTGCTACCAAACTTAAAAAAACTCAAAATACTTTGGTACAGATCTGCGGCAAGATAGAAAATCCAGGAGTAAATAATAACTACAGATCGAAAACAATGCCGCAATCAACCATAGAATCAGTCCTGCAAGAAAAACGCTTATTCCAACCATCCCCAGAATTCTCGCAAAACGCTCATATTAAGAGCTTAGAGGAATATCAGCAACTATACGATCGCGCTAAAGCCGATCCCCAGAAATTTTGGGCAGAACTAGCCGAACAAGAGTTAGAGTGGTTCCAAAAGTGGGATACCGTGTTAGATTGGCAACCGCCTTTCGCTAAGTGGTTCGTCAACGGTAAAACCAATATTTCCTATAACTGTCTGGACAGACACTTAACTACTTGGCGGAAAAATAAGGCAGCTTTGATTTGGGAAGGAGAACCGGGAGACACCCGCACTCTGACTTACGCGCAATTGCATCGGGAAGTTTGTCAATTTGCCAATGTCTTGAAACAGCTAGGCGTGCAAAAAGGCGATCGCGTCGGTATCTATATGCCGATGATTCCGGAAGCGGCGATCGCGATGTTAGCTTGTGCCAGAATAGGCGCACCCCACACAGTTGTCTTCGGCGGTTTCAGCGCGGAGGCGTTGCGCGATCGACTCATCGACGGAGAAGCTAAAGTGGTAGTCACCGCCGATGGTGGTTGGCGCAAAGATGCGATCGTACCTCTCAAAACTCAAGTAGACAAAGCTTTGGCAGAAGGCGTCCCCAGCGTCAAAAATGTCGTGGTTGTCAAGCGTACCGGTCAAGAAATACACATGGAAGACGGGCGCGATCTCTGGTGGCACGAATTGCAAAAAGGTGTCTCCGCCGATTGTCCCGCCGAACCGATGGATAGCGAGGACTTACTCTTTATCCTCTATACCTCCGGCAGTACCGGCAAACCCAAAGGCGTCGTCCACACCACTGGCGGTTATAACTTATACACCCACATGACAACCAAGTGGATTTTCGACATTAAAGACACCGATGTATATTGGTGTACCGCCGATATCGGTTGGATTACGGGACACAGCTACGTACTTTACGGCCCCTTATCCAACGGTGCTACCAGTCTGATGTACGAAGGTGCGCCGCGTGCCTCCAATCCCGGTTGTTTCTGGGATGTCATCGAAAAACACGGCGTCACAGTTTTTTATACCGCGCCAACAGCAATTCGCGCTTTCATCAAAGCAGGCGAACACTTACCCAAAGCGCGAAATCTTTCTTCCCTGCGGTTGTTGGGAACCGTCGGCGAACCGATTAACCCGGAAGCTTGGATGTGGTATCACCGGGTAATTGGCGGCGAACGCTGTCCGATCGTCGATACTTGGTGGCAAACGGAAACAGGCGGGATTATGGTGACGCCGTTACCTGGGGCGATTCCCACCAAACCGGGTTCCGCTACCCGTCCTTTCCCTGGCATTATCATCGATGTTGTCGATCTGGATGGCAATTCGGTGGCCGATAACGAAGGCGGCTATCTGTCTGTAAAATATCCTTGGCCGGGGATGATGCGGACATTGTACGGCGATCCCGATCGCTTCCGCCGCACTTACTGGGAACATATTCCCCCGCAAGATGGGCAGTATTTCTACTTTGCTGGCGATGGTGCTAGGCGCGATGAAGATGGTTATTTCTGGGTGATGGGTCGCGTTGACGATGTAATAAATGTTGCGGGACACCGCCTCGGTACAATGGAAGTCGAATCGGCCTTAGTTTCTCACCCGGCGGTAGCTGAAGCGGCTGTTGTCGGTAAGCCGGACGAACTGAAAGGCGAAGATATTGTTGCTTTTGTGACTTTAGAAAGTACGTATGAACCGAGTGAGGAACTGAACAAGCAACTCAAGCAGCACGTTGTCCAGGAAATTGGGGCGATCGCACGTCCCGGCGAAATTCGCTTTACCGACGCTTTACCGAAAACTCGTTCCGGTAAAATTATGCGGCGCTTGTTGCGAAATCTCGCCGCCGGACAAGAAGTTTCCGGCGATACTTCTACTTTAGAAGATCGGGGAGTTTTGGATAAATTGCGGGAAGGCGCTTAGGATTTTGGATTTTAGATTTTGGATTTTGGATTGATGGGTAATTCAAAATCTAAAATTATCTAAATTGCCAAGAGCGATCGCTCTTTTTTACCCAAAGAGCGATCGCTCCTTCGTATCTGACCAAGGTTTGTAAAGCAAAAGCTCGTTTGCTTAAACGGTATTCGCCCCAGCTAACATTTGATTTCTATATTTCTACAAAAAACACAGAATCCTGTTATTATATCTAGGGTTTCGGAATATCCTCTGTAAAAATGACACAAGAGCGTTAAAGCGTTTACGATCGGATCGAAAAACTCAACTCCGAAAAACTGTAGTAATGCCATGACCTCAACGAGTGTACGCTTGTTTTCCCAAGACGAATACCACCGGATGACAGAAGCAGGAATTCTCGACCCAGACGAGCGAGTGGAACTGCTAGAAGGACAAATTATCTCAATGGCTGCTAAAAATCCTCCCCATTCAGCCACCAACTTATGTGCGGCTGAATACCTCAGAAACCTACTCGCAGGACTTGCCTTAATTCGCATTCAAGACCCCATTGACCTCAGTCCTTACTCAGAACCCGAACCGGATATCGCCGTGGTGAAGATTGACCCCCGACTCTACGCAGAAAACCACCCGACTCCAACAGATACTTTCCTGCTTATAGAAATCTCAGACACGACCTTAGAACGCGATCGCAAACAAAAAGCAGCTGCTTATGCTAAAGCGGGAATTGCCGACTACTGGATTCTCGACGTAAACACCCGCCAAGTCCGTGTTTTCCGGGAAATTGTGAAGGAAACCTACCAACAAGAAACTATCCTCAACGAAGAAGCTACTCTTTTCATGCTGGCTTTTCCTAAGATAGAAGTACAAATCGATCGATTATTTCCCTAGCCTTAGCTTAATTAATGGCAGAAATTAATATGTCTTTGAAAATAAATATACTCTACAACCTGATCTTATTCTTTGTTGACATAGCAGTTTTATTATGGCTGACGCGCCAGCAGAAGCGGTGGGCGATCGGTGCTGGCGTAGGTTTATTTGCCTTGGCGGGATTGTTTTTTGCAGCGTTTCTGGGAGAAAGTTTATTTGGCATAGCCCGACTGATGAGCTATGGTATATTTTTGCATGGGTTGATTATATCGATCGGCTTAGCGATCGCACTGTATCGATCGTTTCAAAAAATTGCGATCGCCTCTGCTGTATTGGCAGTAATCATCGGCGGTATCGGTCTGGATGCGTTTGCGATCGAACCTTATTGGCTGCAAGTATCTCACGTTCAAATCAGTACGCCAAAGCTAGAAAAGGCATTAAAAATACTCGTCCTCGCTGACTTCCAAACCGACGTTTGGGGCGATTATCAGCGGCAAGCATTGCGTACAGCCATAAATCAGAAAGCTGACCTAATACTTCTTCCCGGAGATTATATCCAAGTATACAACTCTCCCGACCGAGAAAAACTGCGCCAAAACCTCAACTCCTTTCTCAAAGAAATCAACTTCGATGCCAAGTTAGGCGTATATGCTGTCAAAGGCGATCAAGAGTTTTATGAGGGATGGCCGCATATTTTTGATGGGTTGCCCGTAACAGTATTTCAAGATAGTAGAACCGTACCGCTAACCAAACTTTGCATCACCGGACTAACCCTCAACGATTCGCGAAATCCTCAGTTAAAAATTCTCGAATGCGGCAGCAAATTTCACATCGTCTTCGGTCATGCACCTGACTTTGCTTTAGGCAATATTAATGCCGATTTGTTAGTAGCAGGTCACACTCATGGCGGTCAGGTGCGACTTCCTTTCATTGGCCCTGCGATCAAGATGTCGAGAGTGCCTCGCAAATGGGCAGCTGGTGTCACCGATATCGGTGACGGACGCACGCTGATAGTTTCGCGAGGAGTTGGGATGGAAAGGGGAGTTGCACCCAGACTGAGGTTTTTGTGCCGTCCGGAATTAGTTGTAATCGATTTACTGCCTATTTAAAAAACTTGTTTTGGATATTTTTATCCGAAATCAACAAGAAATAGGCAGCTTAACTGTAAATTTTGTTCCTTCACCAACTTTACTTTCTACATAAATGTCGCCTTGATGTAAGTCCACGCAACTTTTGACGATCGATAACCCTAAGCCAGTACCGGGAATTTCCCCAACATTGCCAGCGCGATGGAAAGTTTCAAACAATTTTTGCAGGTCTTCTGGCGGAATGCCAATACCGCGATCGCGAATTTGGAATACTACCCAATTTTCGTCAAAGTTGAGCGTAAAATCAACTCTTCCACCTTGGGGAGAATATTTAATAGCATTAGAAAGCAAATTAACCAAGATGTGGCGCAGTAGTTTCTCGTCGATATAAGCATCTTGAGTTTCACCATTAATTGCAAAGACAATTGGCTGCGGCATAAGTTCTGCTATTTGCAATTCATCTAAGATTTGTTCGCAGAGTTTAACTAAATTTAACCTTGTGGGTTGGAATGATAATTTACCCGATTCCATCCGCCCCAAAGTTAACACATCTTCCAACAAACTATTCATATTTTTGACAGCTTTTTGAATCCGTTGAAGATGTTTTTTCTTTTTGTCTTCCGACCATTTGTCATTATACATTTCCAGCAAATCTGCGGACATAATAATGCTGGTGAGGGGATTGCGAAACTCGTGGGAGGTAATGGACATATAACGCGATCGCAGTTCGCTGAGTTCCTCTGCTTTTTTTCGTAACTCTTGTGAAATGGCCAGTTCTTGTCTGAGTTTTTCTTGCTCCAGATGTTTGAGCCGCGCTAATTCAATATTAGCGTTCAATTCTTTTTCTTTAAACGGCTTAATTAAATAACCAAAAGAGCCAGTATTTTTAGCACGATTTAATGTGCTGGTATCTGCATTTGCCGTTAAATAAATTACGGGTATATGGTAATTAGTCCAAATGTATTCTGCTGTCTCAATACCGTCCATTTCCCCTTGCAGCATGATATCCATCAAAATCAGGTCTGGTTTTTCTTCGATAGCTTTTTGAATTGCTTCTTCTCCCGATGGAATCATTGCCACAACTTCATATCCTAGTTTTTTTAACTTATTTTCTAGGTTCTTAGCGACAATCAATTCATCTTCAACTACTAAAATTTTACAATTGTTCATAATCTTAAATCCTCTGAGGTTTGTTTTAAACGTAGGGTGGGCAGTGCCCAACAAAATGCCTGTAAACACTGAACCTAGCTAATGGTGGGCAGTGACTACAAATTATGTTTCGTTTATTTATGTTCACTTACTTATCTCCATTTATGTTTAATTTTTTCTCCGATATTTGAGTTCTGATAGAGTTAGCTTAAATCGCGTGCCATTGTTTCTATCTAACTCTATATTACCCTTTAATTGTTTGGTTAATGTGCATACTAACTGCAATCCTAGAGATGTTTCAATTTTCTGGAAGTTTAAATTTTCCGGGAAGCCGATGCCGTTATCGCTAACATTCAGGATGATATGGTTTTGCTCATCTAAATAAAGTTCTACCCAAATTTCTCCTTCTCTGCCGTATGGGAAAGCGTGTTTCAAAGCATTAGAAACTAATTCGTTAATAATTAAGCCGCAAGGTATAGATGTATCTAAATTGAGGCATACATTGTCGATATCAATAATATATTTTATTAACTCTCTATCTACGCCATAAGAGCTAAAAAGATTATCTACCAAGTTGGCAACATAATCACAGAAGTCTATTTTAGCTAAATCTTTAGATTGATATAGTTGTTCGTGGATGAGCGCCATTGATTGAATGCGGCTTTGACTGTCTAAAAATATATTCATCATTTCAGGAGAATCGATGAATTGAGATTGCAGATCGATCATACTAGAAATTATTTGTAGGTTATTTTTTACGCGGTGGTGGATCTCTTTTAAGAGTACTTCTTTTTCTTTCAAGGATGCTTTGATTTGCTCCTCAGCATTTTTGCGTTCAGTAATATCGAGCCCTACTGAAACGCAAGCGCGATCGCCATCGTACTTTTGGGCTACCACTAAATAACTGCGTTCTTGTCCATTTGTTTCGATAGATATTGTTTGAGAATTTGTTGGATTAGACATAGCAAAAAACTGATTTATAAATTGGACAAATTCTCGGCTATTCTCTAAGAAACCGATCGGTTGACCGATAAAGTTTTCTACAGGCAGTTTAAAAGTATCAGATAAGTGCCGATTGACGCCCAAGTATTTTAAATCCGAACTAATCCAAGATACAAACCCAGGTACGGTATCCAAGACGGCTTGTAGTTTACCTTTAGCTTGTTGTAATGCTTCTTCTGCCATTTGACTTTCTTTAGCTATCGATATCGCTGTTGCCGCCGAACTCAGTATACTAATTTCTAAAGGTTCCCATACCCTTGCTTGTCTACAGTTATCAAAACCAATAAAACCAAAGAATTCACCATTTACTATTAGGGGCAAAATCAAGATAGACAAAATACCTTTGTCTGCTAAAATTTGCCGTTCTGGTTCGGGAAATTCTGTGACTGTACCCTCAATAATATCACCTTTAGATAAGGCAGAAAGCCAGTTTGGAGATAATTGATCTAAGGGAAAATTTTGCAAGGCTGGATTGTCAATTTGAGGTTCAATTTCTTCAGCACACCATTCCGCACGTTGACTGGTTAGCAGTCTACCTATGGCATCCTGATGATTTTCAAATATATAAATACGGCTGACATCACAAACTTGCCCTAAATTTGACAAAATTAAATTATAAGTTTCATTATCTACAGGAGAAGCTAATAGTTGACGTTGTACTTCTACGAGTGCCGTTAAATAACGATCGCGCTTAGCTAATAAAGCTTCTGCTTGTTTGCGCTGTGTAATATCCCGACAAACGCAAATCAATCCTACGCCTTCAATCAAAGTGAGGGAAACTTCTTCATCAAACGTAGAACCATCTTTTCTTTTAGCAGTTGCCTCTCCTTGAAATTTACCTGTATTTCCCAACGCAGGAAATACTTCTTTCTGAAAATTGGCGATTTCTCTTGGGTAGTACAATTCTTGCCAATTTTTGCCTAATAATTCAGTAGCATTTCTATAACCGAACATTTCCGCATGAGCTTGATTGAGGTAACTATATTGGCTGTTTTCATCCAAAATTGCAATGCCATCCATCGCCGCTTCAATAGCTGCTAGCTGTCGTTTCAGAGATTGTTCTGTTTGTTTGCGATCGCTAATATCTCTTTGAATAATGACAATATAAGCAAATTGGCCATTTTCGTCACGCGCTACAGAAGATGACAAGTCCATCATGGTAATTGTGCCATCTTTACGAATAAATTCAACTTCTAAACGCTGCGTGCCTGTTTGTAACAAATTGGGAAACATTTCGGCAAAAACTTTTTGAGAACAAGGAGTAAAAAATCGATCTATTCGATGACCGATTAACTCGATTTCTGCATAGCCAGACTCCTGGATAGAAGCTGGATTAGTTTGCCAGATTAAGCCATCTAAGTCTACAACGTGAATGAAATCAGCAGCTGCTTCAAACAAAGATCGGAATCTGACTTCGCTCAAACTTAGGGCTTCTTCTGCTTGCTTGCGCTGGGTAATATCAAAACCTATGGATAAGTATTGGTAAGGTTTACCCAGATCGTTTTTAGAAGGAACGATCGTAGTGTATACCCAATGATTATTACCATTTTTGTCTTGATTTTTAATTTCCCCCTGCCAAACTTTACCGCTGGCAATAGTTTGCCACATTTGTTTGAAAAAGCTTTTTGAATGATAGCCTGAACTGACAACATTGTGAGTATTAGTAATTAGTTCGGTTTGAGAGTATCGATAGATTTCGCAAAATTTATTATTCACATAAGTAATAAAGCCTTGTTCGTCAGTAATAGAAACAATTGCTGCTTGATCTAAAGCAAACTTTTGAAAAGCTAATTCCTTAGTTCGTTCTTGCACTTTGTTTTCTAGTTCTTCGTTGAGTGTTTGCAATGCTGATTCGGCGTGTTTGCGATCGCTAATATCGGTGATCGTGCCAACATAAATGAAATCCTGCTGGTTATTTTGTTTCTCGGCGATCGCTTGACCGAGTACCCAAGTAATAGTACCATTCGGACAAATAAACCGATATTCTGCGCGAAAAGGTTTCTTTTGTTTTATGGCACTATCCCACTCTTTTAAAACGCGATCGCGATCTTCAGGATGCAATCTATTTGCCCAACCTTTAGTTAATAATTCGTCGGCTGTAACTCCCATAATTTCACAGCAACGCTCGTTAACATAAGTGCAATTTCCTTGCATATCCGTACAAAAAATTCCTACGGGTGCTGCTTTTGTTAAAGTGGCATAACGCTGTTCGCTTTGACGCAGTGCTTCCTCTGTGCGTATTCGCTCTGCCAGTTCAATTTCAGCTTTTTCAAGAGCTTTAGATTGCTGGATAGATATGGCTATTTGCACGCTGAGTTGGTCTAATAATTCTAATTCAAATGCTTGCCATTCACGCGGGTGCGAGCATTGATGTGCGATCAACAAACCCCATAAATTATCGGCAATTAAAATCGGTACAACTAAATTAGATTTAACTTGTAAATTTTCTAATAGCTCTAGGTGACAAGGAGTTAAGTTTGCTGTATAAATATTCTGACAAGACCATTGTTTACCTTGAATATATTTGGTTGCTTCTCCGTTAATAAAACAAGTATCTTCGATTTGCTTTTCTATTGCTGCCGTCCAACAAAAATCAACTGATTCAGCCACTACGCGCCCATTCATGTTGGGTAGGAAATGATAGATCATGACCCGATCGCACTTTAAGATTTGCCGCACTTCCGTAACTGTAGAATTGAGAATATCTTCTAATTTGAGAGATTGGCGAATCCGAGATGCGATCGATCTCAACAGGCGTTCTCCTTCTGCTTGCTGTCGTACTTGAGCAGTACGTTCTTGCACCTGCTTTTCTAATTCGATATTGCGGTTTTTCAGCAGCTCTATTTTTTCCGCTTCTAGCTGGGAGACAGATTGGTGCAATGTTTGCACGACACGATACATTTCCAACGGATCGAGCGATCGCAGCAAGGTAGTTTGAGTTACAATCCCCACCAGTTCTCCCACTTCTCCAACTACTACTAATCGCTGCACCCGCCGAGAAAGCATTTCCTGATGCGCTGTCCACAGGGAATCTTGAGGAGTCAAGCAAAATAGCGGCGTACTCATCACCGTTTGAGCTTGAATTTTCGCTAAATCTAGCTCTAGTACCTGAAATTGCAAGATATCTCCCTCAGTGACAATCCCCAGAGGTTTCAGTTGTTTTTCGTTTGTTGGATGATAAATAACTACACAACTCACCCGATGGCTAGCCATTAGTTCGGCTAATTCCAAAACCGAAGCTGTAGTAGGTGCTGCGATTACCTGTCTAGTCATCACCTCCGCCACCTGTCGGATGCGGAAAAGATTGCTTGGTTGCAAAGCTTGACGAAGGCTCTCAGATGTTACCACTCCTAGCAGTTTTCCGCCAGTATCCAAAATTGGCAAGTGGCGAATACGGTGTTGTCGCATCATCGCGATCGCAGTGAAAACATCGAAAGATTTTTTGTCTTGAATCAGGGTAATTACAGGGTGAGTCATCACCTGCGCGATCGTCACACCTTTAAAACTACGCCGCGAAACAGTTAACTTGACCAAATCTCTCTCAGTAAATACTCCCACCAAGCGAGATTCTTCCATCACCAAAACACAGCTAGTACCATTTGAGTTTAAGCCTGTTGTTGCCTCTGATTTTGCCAACATACAAAGACTTCCCCGTACCTGGCTCATTTGCACCAAAACATCTAGTAGCAGAGCATTTGGGGAAACTATGAGGGGTGAAGGGTCAAGTACTTGGTTTAGATGCGGCGAGTACAGAGGCAAAACATTCTCTGACATAGTGGATGTATAACTTTAATATCTGGTAAATGTTAATTAGATTTTTATGGCTTTTTACCAAGCTCTCGTACAAATAGCTAAACTGCATCAGTTGAAGTACTTATCCGAAAACAAGGCAATTTCTGTATAATTACAGGGCTCTCGCTGCGTGTCGCACTTAAATCAAATTGTAGGGAATGCCAGATTTTTGTTATAATTAAATATTTGTCTAAACAAATAGCCGACTCTATGTGTTAACTACTATTAACGCTTAAATAGAATTTGAACAATAAATATGGAAACATTTATATTCGACGGAAAAGGCGCAAATTTGCAAAAAGCTATTGATGTTCAGTCTCGTGGAGGTCTAGTTTTATGTCCTAAGTGTCAATCTAAACTGATGCTAATTTATCCCATAGGATTAAAGAAGAAGTTCAAAAATAATCTTCGCATTTTTTGTAGATTAACAAAAAATATGTGTGTTGTTACTTACTATTAACAAAAATCGATCGAAAGTGCTGAAATTATCGCCCGTCCCTAACCCACCCTACGATGAGATAAATTTCTATTATCATCACAAAAACGGGATAAACTAGCTAATTTGAGGAACAAGTATGGAAACTTTTATATTCGACGGAAAAGGCGCAAATTTGCAAAAAGCTATTGATGTTCAGTCTCGTGGAGGTCGAGTTTTATGTCCTAAATGTAAGAATGAATTGATAATAGCCACAGGAACTATTTATTGCCCAGTTAGCCAAAAGCATCTATGTTGTTTTTGGACAACAACTGAAGTAATGTCAGCATTTGAACGATTTATGAATGAAAGGCACGAAAAGAATGAGGAAGTGTAGAGTAGGGTGAGCAATGCCCACCCCACCAACTTATTTAACTACGCCAGAATGACCTGGGATATCGGTCATCGGTTCAAATCGACCGCCTAAGTGTTTGGCGAGAAATTCTTCAGCAATAGCATAGAAATGCAGGCGATTTTCCGGTCGTGCGAAACCGTGTCCTTCATCGGGATAAAGAACGTATTCGACTGGCAAATTTGCCTTTTGCATCGCTTCCACAATTTGGTCGCTTTCTGCTTGCTTGACTCGTGGGTCGTTGGCACCTTGACCGATCAGCAAAGGTTTCTTGATGCGATCGATAAAAAATAAAGGCGATCGCGACTTCAAAAACTCTTCTTCCGTCTCCAAGTTGCCGATCCGATGGTACATCGATGCTTTCAACGGTTCCCAATAAGGCGGGATACTTTGTAACAGGGTAATCAAATTACTCGGCCCGACAATATCCACACCGCAGGCAAACAGATCTGGCGTAAAAGTCAATCCCACTAAAGTAGCATAACCACCATAAGAACCGCCCATAATTGCAATCTTTTCTCGGTTGGAAATGCCTTTTTCCACCAGCCAATTAACTGCATCAATTAAATCGTCGTGCATTTTGGCTGCCCATTCGCGATTGGCAGCATTGAGGAAATCTTTTCCGTAGCCGGTGGAACCGCGAAAATTAACTTGCAGTACCCCATAACCCCGGTTAGCCAACCATTGCGCCTCCGGATCGTAACCCCAAGTATCTCGCGCCCAAGGGCCACCGTGAACTAACAGCACCGTCGGTAAATTTTGGGCGATTCCCACCGGAGTTGTTAAGTAACCGTGGATAGTCAAACCATCTCGCGCTTGGTAAGAAATTGGTTCCATTGCTGCTAGCTGCAACCCTTCTAATTTGGGTTGATTGCTAAACAGAAATGTGCTGGTTTTGCTATCGCGATTGTAAGCGTAGTAGTAAACCGGGCCGTCGTCGGTCATGTAAACTACCAGCCAGTTTTGGTCGGCTAAATCGCGGCTGCTTATGCCAAATTCACCGGGACGAACTTTGGCGATCGCTTCAAAATCTTCAGCAATACTTTCGTCTAAAATCTGCCATTCTTGCTTGTCTTTGTAGAAGGCAACTGCCTGAATTACTCGCGTTATCGGCTGAATCATGACTCCGCCGAGATCGTATTGCGGGTCTTGGGCGATGACGGTTTCCTGACGGGTGGCGAGGTCGAGGGCTAAAAGGCGATCGGCGTTGGCGTC
The genomic region above belongs to Aerosakkonema funiforme FACHB-1375 and contains:
- a CDS encoding S9 family peptidase codes for the protein MQTATADRTATKLPPLIPREILFGNPERSSPRLSPDGKYLAYIAPDDKNVLQVWLRTVGQEDDRQLTADKKRGIRIFFWTYNADQLMYMQDADGDENFHLYAVNIQSNIVRDLTPFQGVKAQPIGLDPKFPDEALVALNLNNPQKFDVYRINLKNGAVEFDTDNPGNIVSWTSDAQFQVRAAVASTPDGGSDLLLRETTDKEWDILRHWGPDEQGGPVTFSVDGKTLYIEGNHDANADRLLALDLATRQETVIAQDPQYDLGGVMIQPITRVIQAVAFYKDKQEWQILDESIAEDFEAIAKVRPGEFGISSRDLADQNWLVVYMTDDGPVYYYAYNRDSKTSTFLFSNQPKLEGLQLAAMEPISYQARDGLTIHGYLTTPVGIAQNLPTVLLVHGGPWARDTWGYDPEAQWLANRGYGVLQVNFRGSTGYGKDFLNAANREWAAKMHDDLIDAVNWLVEKGISNREKIAIMGGSYGGYATLVGLTFTPDLFACGVDIVGPSNLITLLQSIPPYWEPLKASMYHRIGNLETEEEFLKSRSPLFFIDRIKKPLLIGQGANDPRVKQAESDQIVEAMQKANLPVEYVLYPDEGHGFARPENRLHFYAIAEEFLAKHLGGRFEPMTDIPGHSGVVK